ttttcatACAAACAAAACAAACGACTCATTCTAGGAGGCTAAATTTAGTAACTTATCACCTAAAAAAATCAAGCAGGAAATTATGATAATTcctaggctccaaaacttgtgaaatACCGCTAAAAAAAACTTGTGAAAGGCAGCAATTTGCGGGCCGAGGCCCCACCCCGGTTGTCGTAACGGTCTCAACGGATTTCTCGCTTCCCGCCACTCTCTCGTCGCCTCTCACTCCCCTCCCCTCCACATACACATTccctcccttctcctcctctcgCAATTCTCTCCACCACGGTCTCGCCGTGCCGCCACAGCCTCCAGCAAGAGCCTATGAGAGATAGCGACGGCGAAGGGGCCGGCGGCGGAGTCCCGCGCTCGCACCCCTCCAACATCCCGCTGCCGATGTCGCACTCCGACCCCAACTACTCGGGCACGGACGACGAATGCTCCAACAGGCAGAGCAGCTCGTCGGCGACGGGCGGGTTCTATAATGACTACCCATCCAGCTTCAGCGGCGAGTGCTCGCCGTACAACATGTCCCCCTGGAACCAGACCATGGCGTCCCCCTGGTCCCGCCACAGCGAGGCGTCCATGGCCGCGCCCGCGATGGCGCCCGGCACGAGCCTCATCAGCTCGCTTGTCAGGGAGGAAGGCCACATCTACTCTCTGGCCGCCAAGGGCGACGCGCTGTACACCGGCTCGGACAGCAAGAACATCCGCGTCTGGCGCAAGCAGAAGGACTCCGGCGGCTTCAAGTCGTCCAGCGGCCTCGTGAAGGCCATCGTCATCTCCGGCGAGCGCATCTTCACGGGCCACCAGGACGGCAAGATCCGGGTGTGGAAGGTGTCGCCCAAAAACGGCCTGCACAAGCGCGTGGGCAGCCTGCCGCGGCTGCGCGACTTCCTGCGCGGCTCTCTCAACCCGTCCAACTACGTCGAGGTGCGCAAGAACCGCTCGGCGCTCTGGATCCGGCACAGCGACGCCGTGTCGTGCCTGAGCCCCACGGACGCGGGGCAGGGCCTGCTCTACTCCGGCTCCTGGGACCGCACCTTCAAGGTGTGGCGCATCAGCGACTCCAAGTGCCTCGAGTCCGTGGTGGCGCACGACGACAACGTGAACGCCATCGTGGCGGCGTACGACGGGCTGGTGTTCACCGGCTCCGCGGACGGCACGGTCAAGGTGTGGAAGCGGGAGGTGCAGGGGAAGGGGACCAAGCACTCGCCCGTGCAGACGCTGCTGAAGCAGGAGCACGCCGTGAACGCGCTGGCCGTGAGCGCCGTCGCGCCGGTGCTCTACTGCGGCTCCTCCGACGGGCTCGTCAACTGCTGGGAGGGCGACAGCAAGCTCGTCCACGGGGGCGTGCTTCGCGGACACAAGAAGGCCGTCTTCTGCCTCGCCGCGGCGGGAGCGCTCCTCTTCAGCGGCTCCGCCGACAACACCATCATGGTCTGGCGGCGCGACGCCGGCGTGCACTCCTGCCTCTCCGTGCTCTCCGGCCACACCGAGCCGATCAGGTGCCTCGCCGTCGTGGAGTACAACAAGGAGAACGTCGCGGCCGCGGCCGCAGAGACTGGAGACAACAGCGGCGTGGGGCGGTGGATCGTCTACAGCGGCAGCCTGGACAAGTCGATCAAGGTGTGGCGCGTGACCGACGAGCCGACGGACACGCTGCTCGGGGGCTCCGGCGAGGGATCGCAGATGTTCGACCGGTACCCCGGCGACCCGTTCGGGGCAAGCAGCTCGACATCGTTCCGCTAAGGTCGTCGACACGTACGCCCCAACGGAACGCACAAGTTTTGAACATCTTGACGGATCAACCAAAGGAGTTTCTggattttgttcatatatatactgTTGAAGACGATCGGTGAGAA
Above is a window of Triticum dicoccoides isolate Atlit2015 ecotype Zavitan chromosome 5B, WEW_v2.0, whole genome shotgun sequence DNA encoding:
- the LOC119306196 gene encoding protein JINGUBANG-like, which encodes MRDSDGEGAGGGVPRSHPSNIPLPMSHSDPNYSGTDDECSNRQSSSSATGGFYNDYPSSFSGECSPYNMSPWNQTMASPWSRHSEASMAAPAMAPGTSLISSLVREEGHIYSLAAKGDALYTGSDSKNIRVWRKQKDSGGFKSSSGLVKAIVISGERIFTGHQDGKIRVWKVSPKNGLHKRVGSLPRLRDFLRGSLNPSNYVEVRKNRSALWIRHSDAVSCLSPTDAGQGLLYSGSWDRTFKVWRISDSKCLESVVAHDDNVNAIVAAYDGLVFTGSADGTVKVWKREVQGKGTKHSPVQTLLKQEHAVNALAVSAVAPVLYCGSSDGLVNCWEGDSKLVHGGVLRGHKKAVFCLAAAGALLFSGSADNTIMVWRRDAGVHSCLSVLSGHTEPIRCLAVVEYNKENVAAAAAETGDNSGVGRWIVYSGSLDKSIKVWRVTDEPTDTLLGGSGEGSQMFDRYPGDPFGASSSTSFR